In Nitrospinota bacterium, the genomic window ATATATTATGGATGCACAAAAGAGGATGCTGCGAAAATAGGATTTGACGACCATTACATTTATGATGCTATAAAAGGCAAAGCCAAAGAAAAGAAGGTAAAGGAAACACAAATAGAGAGGAATGAATGTCTGAAACCCTTTAAACTCTGGGAATCTAAAACAGATAAAATACAATATTAATTGTTAAAACATATTTTTTTATAAAATTGATTTAAAATATAAGGAGGAATAAGGTATGAAAAAATTCGGCTCAGTGGATGAAATATTGGACTTTGCTATCAAGGAAGAGGAGGAGGCGTTTAACTTCTACACTGATTTGGCTGGCAAGATGGACAAGCCATGGATGAAAGAGGTCTTTTTCGAGTTTGCTGAGGAGGAGAAGGGACACAAAGAAAAGCTTCTGGGTATTAAAACAGATGGGTCTCTGATGCCCTCAGAGGAGAAGATTACTGATCTGAAGATTGGAGATTATCTTGTAGATGTAGACCCAAACCAGGAATTGGACTATCAAAAGGCTCTGGTCTTGGCCATGAAAAAGGAAAAGGCTGCCTTCAAGCTTTACACAAACCTTGCAGCGAAGGCCAGTAGTAGAGATCTAAAAAGAACATTCCAGGCCCTAGCCCAGGAAGAAGCAAAGCATAAACTCAGGTTCGAGATAGAATACGATGACCATATTCTTACCTGGAACTGAGTTAACAGAAGCACTCATTCGTTTTTTCTAAAATGATTCATTTGGATTAGATGAGAAAATCTTTACTCTGTCTTTTCTTAGGATTATGTTTTTTCTTTTTTGGCTTTTTTAGCTGTACCCCAAATATACCTATAAGTGAAGTTAGGCTTCCAGATATTGAGTCTGTTCGGTTAGATCCCTATGCCAAATTAAGCTTTCAGAGTATCAAGGAATCCTCTGGTCTTGTAAAAAGCAGGCTCTTTAAAGATGTATACTGGACACATAATGATTCGGGTGATCATGCAAGATTATTTGCTGTGACAAGAAAAGGGGATATTATAAAACCTGATGAGACCGGTGAATATAATGGTATAACTATCCATGATGCAATAAATATCGACTGGGAAGATATTACAACAGACAATCATGAAAACCTGATTATAGGTGATCTTGGGAATAATCAAAACACGAGAAGAGATTTATCAATCTATATCATAAAAGAACCAGATCCATTTCAAGATCTCTTCGCTAAGGTCAGTTTAAAAGTTAACTTTTATTATCCCGACCAAAAAAATTTTCCTCCCAAAAAGATGAATTATGATTCAGAAGCCCTCTTTTGGGCAAAAGAAAAGATCTATCTTCTTACCAAACATAGAGATAATCGTTACACAAAGCTTTACCGCTTTGATTCCATGAATCCCCTAAAACAAAATCCACTAACATACATAGGCTCCTTTGATATTGATGGTCAAGTTACAGGAGCCGATGCCTCAAAGGATGGAAATCGATTAGCAGTCTTGACCTATCGAGCATTATGGTTATTCGAAATAGATCATAGTGCTGTCAATTATTTTAATGGAAAAATATCATGGCTCCCCATTATAGCTGGTCAATGCGAGGGTATA contains:
- a CDS encoding ferritin family protein; amino-acid sequence: MKKFGSVDEILDFAIKEEEEAFNFYTDLAGKMDKPWMKEVFFEFAEEEKGHKEKLLGIKTDGSLMPSEEKITDLKIGDYLVDVDPNQELDYQKALVLAMKKEKAAFKLYTNLAAKASSRDLKRTFQALAQEEAKHKLRFEIEYDDHILTWN